From one Babesia bovis T2Bo chromosome 3, whole genome shotgun sequence genomic stretch:
- a CDS encoding SNARE_syntaxin5 family protein codes for MVKGVNRTNVFLQQVARNTAGQEPTAAPPAAESSQLEQEAQRVGLQLSKCETKLTELSALARKRSIYVDHTAEIERLTNDVKEGITAASSKIDEFETKVRSIRHKNDHVRQHYENLLGTLRKQLCELTKSLKDALYQRAQVMIQQEMRRKMYSHTDADHSINATSNTRRRFTMQPSHEDVQQLDLESGVVERPSRSVIADAKAEALANVQRAISELSQIFQRMTTMVTQQDEMIQRIDMDTEDSLANVIAAQSALSRYYKRISNNRMLILKIFCILVVFLICYILFLT; via the exons ATGGTGAAGGGTGTAAATCGTACGAATGTGTTTCTACAACAGGTTGCCCGCAACACTGCGGGACAGGAACCTACAGCCGCTCCTCCCGCCGCTGAATCATCGCAACTGGAGCAAGAAGCACAGAGAGTTGGCCTGCAACTATCAAAGTGTGAAACTAAATTGACAGAACTGTCCGCACTGGCTCGAAAACGAAGTATATATGTGGATCACACGGCTGAAATTGAACGTCTTACCAATGATGTCAAGGAGGGTATTACTGCAGCATCCAGCAAAATAGATGAATTCGAAACAAAAGTGCGTAGTATTAGACATAAGAATGATCATGTTCGACAACATTATGAAAATCTGCTAGGAACGCTGAGAAAACAGCTGTGTGAGCTGACTAAAAGCCTGAAGGATGCACTGTACCAAAGAGCACAAGTTATGATACAACAAGAAATGAGACGTAAAATGTACTCACATACAGATGCAGACCATAGTATCAACGCTACAAGTAACACCAGGAGGAGGTTCACTATGCAACCGAGCCATGAAGATGTTCAACAGCTGGACCTCGAAAG TGGTGTAGTGGAACGACCCTCGCGATCAGTAATAGCTGATGCAAAGGCAGAAGCACTAGCTAATGTGCAACGCGCCATCAGCGAACTTAGTCAAATCTTCCAGCGCATGACCACAATGGTAACACAGCAAGATGAAATGATACAACGCATAGACATGGATACAGAAGACTCATTGGCAAATGTAATTGCTG CACAAAGCGCGCTCTCACGCTACTACAAACGCATCTCCAACAATCGCATGCTTATACTAAAGATATTCTGCATACTAGTCGTGTTTCTGATCTGCTATATCCTATTCCTAACATAA
- a CDS encoding ribosomal protein L14p/L23e family protein produces the protein MKRGRGGAGGNKLRVTLGLPVGAIINCCDNSGGKNLYIIAVKGIGACLNRLPSAAVGDMVLATVKKGKPDLRKKVHTAVIVRQRKAWRRREGYFIYFEDNAGVIVNPKGEMKGSAITGPVAKECAEMWPKISAAAPSIV, from the exons ATGAAGAGAG GAAGAGGAGGTGCCGGTGGCAACAAACTTCGCGTAACTCTTGGTTTGCCGGTGGGCGCCATTATCAACTGCTGTGACAACAGCGGTGGTAAGAACCTTTACATCATTGCTGTCAAG GGTATCGGTGCTTGCCTCAACAGGCTTCCATCAGCTGCTGTTGGTGATATGGTTTTGGCTACTGTGAAGAAGGGTAAGCCTGACCTCAGGAAGAAGGTTCACACCGCCGTTATCGTACGTCAGCGCAAGGCCTGGAGGCGTAGGGAAGGatactttatatattttgagGACAATGCTGGTGTTATTGTGAACCCCAAGGGTGAAATGAAGGGTTCTGCTATTACTGGCCCGGTTGCTAAGGAGTGCGCTGAGATGTGGCCAAAGATTTCAGCTGCTGCTCCATCTATCGTTTAA
- a CDS encoding putative glutamine--tRNA ligase, translating into MSAVVPDSPVSGIDTNPVDIVDDDCDRTNFIYKIVESDVAEGRIKKVITRFPPEPNGFLHIGHAKSICLNFELAKAFGGRTHLRFDDTNPTTEDIIYIDSIKKDVQWLGYDWGEHLYFASDYFQQLYEWAVLLIKKGLAYVDDQSVEEIRETRGSITEPGKESPYRNRSIEENLDLFEKMRAGEFPDGYCSLRAKIDMASGNMNMRDPILYRIIRATHVNTGDQWIIYPMYDYAHGQCDSLENISHSICTVEFENHRPLYDWFQEKLEIPPTRQIEYARLNLTYCVMNKRLLIQLVKRGLVRGWDDPRMPTISGLRRRGCPAAAIRRFCRKVGVAKRENLIQIELLEDCMREVMNENAVRLFAVIDPLLVEIENLPEDFEEVVEVDGAEGNRRLTFGKRFYVDRKDFMEEPSTGFHRLFVGNEVRLRHCYWIKCINFVKNNDKVEKLICTYDPSTKGGAAPPDGRKVKATIHWLNEKDSKPAEIRWYSRLFTKPDPKEGVVEKDDWIKNFNQNSMHIYEHSLCERAAADLEVGEPIHFERHGYFTKDPDSTDSHTVFNLTVGIPDKFEVDSMKKEHKERERQRRLEAAARRMKHAS; encoded by the coding sequence ATGAGTGCCGTTGTTCCTGATTCACCTGTTTCTGGCATCGACACCAACCCAGTGGACATTGTAGACGATGATTGCGATCGTACCAATTTCATTTACAAAATAGTTGAAAGTGATGTGGCAGAAGGTCGTATAAAAAAAGTTATCACACGATTTCCTCCAGAGCCAAATGGGTTTTTGCACATTGGACACGCGAAATCAATTTGTCTAAACTTTGAATTGGCAAAGGCATTCGGAGGACGTACACACCTAAGGTTTGATGATACAAACCCTACGACGGAAGATATCATCTATATCGACTCCATCAAGAAGGATGTGCAATGGTTAGGTTACGATTGGGGTGAACACCTCTATTTCGCATCAGACTACTTCCAACAGTTATATGAATGGGCAGTGTTGCTAATTAAAAAGGGGCTAGCATATGTAGACGATCAAAGTGTCGAGGAAATACGTGAGACAAGGGGAAGCATTACAGAACCAGGAAAGGAATCACCATACCGTAACCGCAGCATCGAAGAAAATCTTGATCTCTTCGAAAAGATGCGAGCGGGAGAGTTCCCCGATGGTTATTGCTCGTTGCGCGCCAAgatagacatggcttccGGTAACATGAACATGCGTGACCCTATTCTTTACCGAATTATTCGTGCAACCCACGTTAATACAGGTGACCAGTGGATTATATATCCCATGTACGATTATGCCCACGGTCAATGTGATAGCCTTGAGAATATCAGCCACTCCATCTGTACGGTGGAGTTTGAGAATCATCGACCTTTGTACGACTGGTTCCAGGAGAAGCTGGAAATTCCTCCAACACGGCAGATTGAATATGCGCGACTTAACCTGACTTACTGTGTAATGAACAAACGGTTGTTAATACAATTAGTTAAACGAGGTTTGGTACGAGGCTGGGATGATCCACGTATGCCTACCATATCAGGTTTGAGAAGGCGCGGGTGCCCTGCAGCTGCAATTCGACGTTTCTGCCGCAAGGTTGGAGTTGCTAAACGTGAAAATTTGATACAAATTGAGCTATTAGAAGATTGTATGCGGGAGGTTATGAATGAGAATGCCGTACGACTATTTGCGGTTATAGACCCTCTGCTGGTTGAAATTGAAAATTTACCGGAGGACTTCGAAGAAGTTGTTGAAGTGGATGGTGCAGAGGGAAATCGCCGTCTTACCTTTGGTAAACGCTTTTACGTTGACCGCAAAGATTTCATGGAAGAACCTTCGACAGGTTTCCACCGATTGTTCGTAGGCAACGAAGTTAGGCTACGTCATTGCTACTGGATCAAGTGCATTAATTTTGTTAAAAACAATGACAAGGTTGAAAAGCTAATATGCACATACGATCCTAGCACTAAAGGTGGAGCGGCGCCACCCGATGGACGCAAAGTAAAGGCTACCATCCATTGGTTAAATGAAAAGGATTCAAAGCCTGCCGAAATAAGGTGGTATTCACGCCTTTTCACCAAGCCAGATCCCAAAGAAGGAGTTGTAGAGAAAGATGATTGGATCAAGAACTTTAACCAAAATTCAATGCACATTTACGAGCATAGTCTATGTGAACGAGCCGCAGCCGATTTGGAAGTAGGTGAACCCATACACTTCGAGCGACATGGTTACTTCACTAAGGACCCTGATTCCACCGATTCTCACACTGTATTCAACCTTACAGTAGGAATACCAGATAAGTTCGAAGTAGACAGCATGAAAAAGGAACATAAGGAGCGCGAGCGTCAGCGCCGCCTAGAGGCAGCCGCTAGACGCATGAAGCATGCTTCATAA
- a CDS encoding Protein tyrosine phosphatase-like family protein, with translation MYESQLPPRTTWYGKLVLLHYISSLCIWLSVELLLLTYFLRLEKGKWPSITTIANTNPSEFWNYIRPFFQCGLIAQCLTAVYAFFDGQVKGALCLLALEQCIRVVAVYFTALPLLKGAVSLRALLIVVSGWTLLSILRCLDALYARKGSRHGILEWISHKVFLLLYPLIAFEELFLLRTSATLLQTNPLAREFPSRMPNIYNFEIDVYLIYNVLPFVMVPSALIFYCLKLRNRKLKDL, from the exons ATGTATGAATCACAGCTGCCGCCACGTACAACGTGGTACGGCAAACTAGTGTTGCTCCACTACATCTCATCGCTGTGTATATGGCTAAGCGTGGAGCTATTGTTGCTGACGTATTTTCTAAGACTAGAAAAAGGAAAATGGCCATCCATAACAACTATTGCAAACACTAACCCATCTGAATTTTGGAATTACATTCGACCCTTCTTCCAATGCGGACTGATTGCACAGTGTCTAACGGCTGTGTACGCTTTTTTCG ATGGCCAAGTAAAAGGTGCACTTTGCCTTTTGGCACTGGAACAATGCATTCGAGTAGTTGCGGTTTACTTTACCGCCCTACCACTGCTCAAAGGAGCTGTGTCCCTTAGAGCATTACTAATAGTAGTTAGTGGATGGACACTCCTAAGTATTCTAAGATGTCTTGATGCTTTATATGCTCGTAAAGGGTCTAGACATGGCATTTTAGAATGGATTTCTCATAAAG TGTTTCTATTGCTCTACCCACTCATTGCATTCGAAGAGCTTTTCTTGCTTCGCACATCAGCAACCCTACTCCAAACTAACCCACTAGCTAGGGAATTTCCTAGCAGGATGCCAAACATATACAACTTCGAGATCGATGTTTATCTTATATACAACGTGCTGCCATTTGTGATGGTGCCGTCCGCACTCATTTTCTACTGTCTAAAATTGCGTAATCGCAAACTGAAAGATCtctaa
- a CDS encoding hypothetical protein (encoded by transcript variant A - alternatively spliced), giving the protein MESDELIAKRNGLRRISKTPTTPKHPGLVNREFPPIKKEAPPPRFKSFHDYYLTQGKHHNRDFLTAQRAYNASLQGHVPHIPNHVVQSNTDDAPSRLSASYKCYDEKELSVVLKGHVKRLCNYFQNAVPNKQYASTIKAMVEKSKPRSLANLPRSESSCSTTNSYQPQKEMDVAEMLNNMRIPAVGIIDLAQHFAKRKSGCAMPSTEQEALEFLEHEGIAYNNAVMLMESTKRAGVVKKVFNWRSAMQAICTGDTKVETLSGSYVNREEIIRVDLPLPLDPDMCEFLRKRGFVIGKNGMPILETDDVMEFDGIKFFVMPCYDPVKDASTRQSSTVSDVSLDLKTGPILPEVSHDPDTLKVYDLKINKVTTDNDLTANDSEFDNCVPCVKRSDSFDMREDSLDAFTNHIFGYAEPHNLDKVLDDLRRLLPEECDGKEGSDDLLITDPNEQNVEGFEWFLNSPEGVHSASVKDAANLDDEPLTDVDYDVIDQFRWMKAV; this is encoded by the exons ATGGAGTCGGATGAGTTGATTGCAAAACGGAATGGACTTAGAAGAATCTCAAAAACACCGACCACTCCTAAGCACCCTGGACTCGTCAACAGGGAGTTCCCTCCTATTAAAAAGGAAGCTCCACCTCCCAGGTTTAAGTCATTTCACGATTACTATTTGACTCAAGGGAAGCATCATAATCGTGATTTTTTAACTGCACAGCGAGCATATAACGCTTCACTTCAAGGTCATGTTCCACACATCCCGAATCACGTAGTCCAATCGAATACAG ATGATGCGCCCAGTCGTTTATCTGCGAGTTACAAATGTTACGATGAAAAGGAACTCAGCGTTGTATTGAAGGGCCACGTTAAACGACTTTGCAATTACTTTCAAAATGCAGTGCCAAACAAGCAGTACGCAAGTACCATCAAAGCTATGGTTGAGAAATCCAAGCCCCGTTCCCTAGCTAACTTGCCTCGCTCTGAATCATCATGTAGTACAACCAACAGCTATCAGCCACAAAAGGAAATGGATGTTGCTgaaatgttgaataacATGCGAATACCAGCTGTTGGAATCATAGATCTTGCGCAACATTTTGCCAAAAGGAAGTCTGGTTGTGCAATGCCTTCCACGGAACAAGAGGCCCTGGAGTTCCTCGAGCACGAGGGCATCGCATACAACAATGCTGTCATGTTAATGGAATCCACAAAGCGTGCTGGTGTGGTCAAGAAGGTGTTCAATTGGCGATCTGCGATGCAGGCTATCTGTACAGGTGACACTAAAGTTGAGACCTTATCTGGTTCCTATGTCAATCGTGAAGAGATCATCAGGGTTGATTTACCGCTTCCATTAGATCCAGATATGTGTGAATTCCTTCGTAAGCGTGGTTTTGTAATAGGTAAAAACGGTATGCCTATTCTTGAAACGGATGACGTTATGGAATTTGACGGCATCAAGTTTTTCGTTATGCCTTGCTATGACCCTGTAAAGGATGCAAGCACTCGTCAGAGTTCCACTGTCTCTGATGTATCGTTGGATTTGAAGACCGGTCCCATTTTACCTGAAGTATCTCACGATCCTGATACTTTGAAGGTCTATGATTTAAAGATAAACAAGGTTACCACTGACAATGACTTGACGGCTAACGATTCTGAATTTGACAATTGTGTGCCATGTGTGAAGCGTTCAGATTCTTTTGATATGCGAGAGGACAGTTTGGATGCGTTTACAAACCACATATTTGGGTATGCCGAGCCTCATAACCTTGACAAGGTTCTTGATGATCTTCGTCGTCTTTTACCGGAGGAGTGTGATGGTAAGGAAGGGAGTGACGATTTGTTGATTACCGACCCGAATGAGCAGAATGTAGAAGGTTTCGAATGGTTTTTGAATAGCCCTGAGGGTGTTCACTCCGCGTCGGTTAAAGATGCTGCAAACCTTGACGACGAACCGTTGACAGACGTTGATTACGATGTCATTGACCAATTTCGATGGATGAAAGCAGTGTAG
- a CDS encoding hypothetical protein (encoded by transcript variant B - alternatively spliced): MESDELIAKRNGLRRISKTPTTPKHPGLVNREFPPIKKEAPPPRFKSFHDYYLTQGKHHNRDFLTAQRAYNASLQGHVPHIPNHVVQSNTGKCDPPSNKFADDAPSRLSASYKCYDEKELSVVLKGHVKRLCNYFQNAVPNKQYASTIKAMVEKSKPRSLANLPRSESSCSTTNSYQPQKEMDVAEMLNNMRIPAVGIIDLAQHFAKRKSGCAMPSTEQEALEFLEHEGIAYNNAVMLMESTKRAGVVKKVFNWRSAMQAICTGDTKVETLSGSYVNREEIIRVDLPLPLDPDMCEFLRKRGFVIGKNGMPILETDDVMEFDGIKFFVMPCYDPVKDASTRQSSTVSDVSLDLKTGPILPEVSHDPDTLKVYDLKINKVTTDNDLTANDSEFDNCVPCVKRSDSFDMREDSLDAFTNHIFGYAEPHNLDKVLDDLRRLLPEECDGKEGSDDLLITDPNEQNVEGFEWFLNSPEGVHSASVKDAANLDDEPLTDVDYDVIDQFRWMKAV; this comes from the exons ATGGAGTCGGATGAGTTGATTGCAAAACGGAATGGACTTAGAAGAATCTCAAAAACACCGACCACTCCTAAGCACCCTGGACTCGTCAACAGGGAGTTCCCTCCTATTAAAAAGGAAGCTCCACCTCCCAGGTTTAAGTCATTTCACGATTACTATTTGACTCAAGGGAAGCATCATAATCGTGATTTTTTAACTGCACAGCGAGCATATAACGCTTCACTTCAAGGTCATGTTCCACACATCCCGAATCACGTAGTCCAATCGAATACAG GAAAATGCGATCCACCCTCTAATAAATTTGCAGATGATGCGCCCAGTCGTTTATCTGCGAGTTACAAATGTTACGATGAAAAGGAACTCAGCGTTGTATTGAAGGGCCACGTTAAACGACTTTGCAATTACTTTCAAAATGCAGTGCCAAACAAGCAGTACGCAAGTACCATCAAAGCTATGGTTGAGAAATCCAAGCCCCGTTCCCTAGCTAACTTGCCTCGCTCTGAATCATCATGTAGTACAACCAACAGCTATCAGCCACAAAAGGAAATGGATGTTGCTgaaatgttgaataacATGCGAATACCAGCTGTTGGAATCATAGATCTTGCGCAACATTTTGCCAAAAGGAAGTCTGGTTGTGCAATGCCTTCCACGGAACAAGAGGCCCTGGAGTTCCTCGAGCACGAGGGCATCGCATACAACAATGCTGTCATGTTAATGGAATCCACAAAGCGTGCTGGTGTGGTCAAGAAGGTGTTCAATTGGCGATCTGCGATGCAGGCTATCTGTACAGGTGACACTAAAGTTGAGACCTTATCTGGTTCCTATGTCAATCGTGAAGAGATCATCAGGGTTGATTTACCGCTTCCATTAGATCCAGATATGTGTGAATTCCTTCGTAAGCGTGGTTTTGTAATAGGTAAAAACGGTATGCCTATTCTTGAAACGGATGACGTTATGGAATTTGACGGCATCAAGTTTTTCGTTATGCCTTGCTATGACCCTGTAAAGGATGCAAGCACTCGTCAGAGTTCCACTGTCTCTGATGTATCGTTGGATTTGAAGACCGGTCCCATTTTACCTGAAGTATCTCACGATCCTGATACTTTGAAGGTCTATGATTTAAAGATAAACAAGGTTACCACTGACAATGACTTGACGGCTAACGATTCTGAATTTGACAATTGTGTGCCATGTGTGAAGCGTTCAGATTCTTTTGATATGCGAGAGGACAGTTTGGATGCGTTTACAAACCACATATTTGGGTATGCCGAGCCTCATAACCTTGACAAGGTTCTTGATGATCTTCGTCGTCTTTTACCGGAGGAGTGTGATGGTAAGGAAGGGAGTGACGATTTGTTGATTACCGACCCGAATGAGCAGAATGTAGAAGGTTTCGAATGGTTTTTGAATAGCCCTGAGGGTGTTCACTCCGCGTCGGTTAAAGATGCTGCAAACCTTGACGACGAACCGTTGACAGACGTTGATTACGATGTCATTGACCAATTTCGATGGATGAAAGCAGTGTAG
- a CDS encoding protein kinase domain containing protein — translation MNLLGCTYTHDRGDPTRELRKDVENGRKTSGKGNFFVEGPNNLPGYNSRLSNRSIRDDGLMGTDNNAANIDHCMEGLAQAPRRASVRGCDLLGDMELDDLTTYDDELAKEAESSTRFDFRGSSYFGYSESNGVRSITDVLSFDKRLGQGVYGDVFLCHLRADRTKKFAVKRIQQAPSPIEKIFGLDQNIIKELHALRALRRPHANIVRLYDFCSAMETVVPRNSSKSDRKENKRKCIAFYLIFELCDMDLNHFVKELSLKYKSHEVDLFSSTSDHTEGEYNIQDIINQWSTLYLKKRKEEVRPDGLSGTSIRSERIPLPGLHEDIVKVIMYQMLQGLAYIHSNRIIHRDIKPQNILIKKSNGLINTHEALSSPCEWQVKIGDLGLSTIIPARYLTTMTEEVVTLLYRPPELLLGDCKYTTAVDIWSTAASVGECLLGKPMFRARTEFSVLMRIMCTVGAPNLDEMPDFARHLKHLTDSMPKIERDGRASLRKMFTDHFGRQLISETGLDLFYNMLQFVPEKRITAAQGLRHPWFDDIDSLLQPSIAKSYDNFERVFPKGQRDMLPLPFRGDLSEYQRQLRKANLKETSIDDPYVQFVFP, via the exons ATGAACTTGTTAGGGTGTACGTATACTCACGATAGGGGTGATCCCACCAGGGAACTTCGTAAAGATGTGGAGAACGGTAGAAAGACTAGTGGCAAAGGCAATTTCTTTGTGGAAGGGCCAAACAATCTTCCGGGTTATAACAGTCGGCTTTCTAACAGATCAATAAGGGACGATGGCCTAATGGGTACCGATAATAACGCTGCAAATATAGACCATTGCATGGAAGGTTTGGCTCAGGCACCTAGAAGGGCTAGTGTTCGAGGATGTGACCTTTTGGGCGATATGGAACTTGACGATTTGACCACTTATGATGATGAATTAGCGAAAGAAGCTGAAAGCTCAACTAGGTTTGACTTCAGGGGTTCAAGTTACTTTGGATACTCTGAGAGTAATGGAGTACGCAGTATCACTGATGTGTTGTCGTTTGACAAGCGGCTTGGCCAAGGTGTTTATGGCGATGTCTTTCTGTGCCACTTACGTGCAGACCGCACAAAAAAGTTTGCGGTAAAACGTATACAGCAGGCACCATCTCCTATTGAAAAAATTTTTGGTTTAGATCAGAACATTATAAAGGAGTTGCACGCCCTCAGGGCGCTGAGGCGTCCACATGCCAATATCGTAAGACTGTATGATTTTTGCTCTGCTATGGAGACTGTAGTTCCGCGCAATTCCTCCAAATCGGATCGTAAAGAAAACAAGCGCAAATGTATTGCCTTTTACTTAATATTTGAGTTGTGTGATATGGATCTTAACCACTTTGTTAAGGAGTTATCCCTCAAGTATAAATCGCATGAAGTGGATCTATTTAGTAGTACGAGTGATCATACCGAAGGAGAGTACAATATCCAGGATATTATAAATCAATGGTCAACTCTATACCTTAAGAAGCGTAAGGAAGAAGTGCGCCCAGATGGTCTATCTGGGACTTCCATTAGGAGTGAGCGTATTCCACTTCCTGGCCTTCACGAGGACATTGTCAAGGTCATCATGTACCAAATGTTACAAGGATTGGCCTACATACATTCAAATCGCATTATTCATAGGGACATCAAACCACAAAACATTCTAATAAAGAAATCTAACGGGCTTATCAACACTCATGAAGCGCTTAGTTCACCATGTGAATG GCAAGTTAAGATAGGTGACTTGGGATTGTCCACTATAATACCTGCACGATACCTCACTACTATGACTGAAGAGGTTGTGACATTGCTATACCGACCACCGGAGTTATTACTGGGTGACTGCAAGTACACCACGGCGGTTGACATATGGTCCACTGCTGCTAGTGTGGGAGAATGCTTACTTGGGAAGCCTATGTTCCGTGCCAGGACTGAGTTCAGTGTCCTCATGCGTATAATGTGCACCGTTGGAGCGCCTAATCTGGATGAGATGCCTGATTTCGCTAGGCATTTAAAGCATCTAACGGACAGCATGCCAAAGATTGAGCGGGATGGTAGGGCATCTCTGAGGAAGATGTTTACAGATCACTTTGGTCGGCAGCTTATCAGCGAAACGGGTCTTGATTTATTCTATAACATGTTGCAATTCGTTCCTGAAAAGCGCATCACTGCTGCGCAAGGGCTTAGGCACCCGTGGtttgatgatatagattctCTTTTGCAGCCATCCATTGCCAAATCATACGACAACTTTGAAAGGGTATTCCCAAAGGGTCAGAGGGACATGCTGCCTCTGCCATTTCGCGGCGATTTGTCAGAATATCAGCGGCAATTACGCAAGGCTAATTTAAAGGAGACTTCAATTGATGACCCTTATGTCCAATTCGTCTTTCCGTGA
- a CDS encoding putative thymidylate kinase, whose product MSRNPREKVLLLGKLLVFEGIDRSGKSTQVKLLSQKLTDKGIDHKLLKFPCYETECGKMLATHLASHGAVRSRRCIHLLFSANRWEMMKEIVATLVSGTHIIVDRYAFSGVAYSVGAENLSYEWCITADDGLLSPDLVVYLDNPAAVSAARSNFGDERYEQEGKLEAVRRVYEEFSSLPYWHKYDATLPQEVLSKAIYERVASVLQSEPRRLHDAELHLPKDVTIETNKDVHLVPPF is encoded by the exons ATGTCACGGAATCCACGTGAAAAGGTGCTTCTGCTTGGAAAGCTCCTGGTGTTCGAGGGAATAGACAG GTCGGGGAAGTCAACACAAGTGAAGTTACTCTCACAGAAGCTAACCGATAAAGGAATCGACCACAAACTTCTAAAATTCCCTT GTTATGAGACAGAATGCGGTAAAATGTTAGCAACACACCTAGCCTCTCATGGCGCTGTCCGTTCTCGACGATGTATACACCTTCTTTTCTCCGCAAATAGATGGGAGATGAT GAAGGAAATTGTCGCTACATTGGTTTCTGGCACACATATCATTGTAGACAGATATGCTTTTTCTGGAGTTGCCTACTCCGTTGGAGCCGAG AATCTGTCATATGAGTGGTGCATTACAGCTGATGATGGGTTGTTAAGTCCAGATCTAGTGGTTTATCTCGACAATCCAGCGGCTGTAAGCGCCGCACGTAGCAATTTCG GCGATGAAAGATATGAGCAGGAAGGCAAATTGGAAGCAGTACGCCGAGTGTATGAAGAGTTTAGCTCTCTACCATATTGGCATAAGTACGATGCTACGCTGCCACAAGAG GTATTATCTAAAGCCATATATGAGAGGGTCGCAAGCGTGTTGCAGTCTGAACCGCGACGTCTCCATGATGCTGAACTACATTTGCCCAAGGATGTAACCATTGAAACAAATAAAGATGTTCATCTCGTCCCACCattttaa